In one window of Romboutsia hominis DNA:
- a CDS encoding VanW family protein: MSSNKEEKSYKEIIKECLNTIKSKINGITKKQCIIIIVFFVISLCVCINIVVAKYDKRVYPGVSIYQEDISGMNYNELREKLEVLKKEINEKEVKIKIKKNTYVLSMNDIVSNYNTDKLYEDIVNENKNKNILEKFMTIIKNKEKNYKFNIDINEDKIVRCGYIIDKENSKKPLEPKVIIDNEVVKLKEGKTGKRLDLNRLVKNILYNINNENIYREDMVINCKEINELPTIKINSLKNINHKISSYSTSYASGGGRGDNIEVAAKKIDDLLLMPGEEFSYEKALGPIDRENGYKNAPVIINGDLKDGIGGGVCQVSSTLYNTQLKSGILPTERRNHSKPVSYVPRGLDATLATGSIDYKFKNTLEYPIVINTKTSNNLLTIEFWSNEKALDGIEYEAVGYSSGKVANTYLYGYNEKGKKVYEKHIDTSVYR, translated from the coding sequence ATGAGTAGTAATAAAGAAGAAAAATCATATAAAGAGATAATAAAAGAATGCTTAAATACTATAAAAAGCAAAATAAATGGTATAACTAAAAAACAATGTATAATAATCATAGTTTTTTTTGTTATATCATTATGTGTGTGCATAAATATAGTTGTAGCTAAGTATGACAAAAGAGTTTACCCAGGAGTTAGTATATACCAAGAAGACATATCTGGAATGAATTATAATGAACTAAGAGAAAAGTTAGAGGTATTAAAAAAAGAAATAAATGAAAAAGAGGTGAAAATAAAAATAAAAAAAAATACATATGTACTTAGTATGAATGACATTGTATCAAATTATAATACAGATAAATTATATGAAGATATAGTTAATGAAAATAAAAATAAAAATATATTAGAAAAATTTATGACTATAATAAAAAACAAAGAAAAAAATTATAAGTTTAACATAGATATAAATGAAGATAAGATAGTAAGATGTGGATATATTATAGATAAAGAAAATTCTAAAAAGCCACTAGAACCTAAAGTAATTATAGACAATGAAGTTGTAAAATTGAAAGAAGGTAAAACTGGTAAAAGATTAGATTTAAATAGACTTGTAAAAAATATTTTATATAACATTAATAATGAAAATATATACAGAGAGGACATGGTTATAAACTGTAAAGAAATAAATGAACTGCCTACAATAAAAATAAATAGTTTAAAGAATATTAATCATAAGATATCATCATACTCAACTTCATATGCATCAGGTGGAGGAAGAGGAGATAATATAGAAGTTGCAGCAAAAAAAATAGATGATTTATTACTTATGCCAGGAGAAGAATTTTCATATGAAAAAGCTTTGGGACCAATAGATAGAGAAAATGGATATAAAAATGCACCTGTAATAATAAATGGAGATTTAAAAGATGGAATTGGTGGTGGTGTATGTCAAGTTTCATCAACGTTATATAATACTCAATTAAAGTCTGGAATACTACCTACAGAGAGAAGAAACCATTCAAAGCCAGTTAGCTATGTGCCAAGAGGATTAGATGCTACATTAGCTACAGGGAGTATAGATTATAAGTTTAAAAATACTTTAGAATATCCAATAGTTATAAATACTAAAACAAGTAATAACTTATTAACTATAGAATTTTGGTCAAATGAAAAAGCTTTAGATGGAATAGAGTATGAAGCTGTAGGATATTCTAGTGGAAAAGTAGCTAATACGTATTTGTATGGATATAATGAGAAAGGGAAAAAAGTATATGAAAAACATATAGATACTAGTGTATATAGATAA
- a CDS encoding TIGR01212 family radical SAM protein (This family includes YhcC from E. coli K-12, an uncharacterized radical SAM protein.) — MTKFKYAFDNKRYHTWNYYLRNTFGEKVFKVSINAGFTCPNIDGKVSYGGCTYCSKEGSGDFAGNPKDNLIKQFNDIKEMMHKKWPSAKYIGYFQAYTNTYAPLEVLKEKYETILELDDVIGLSISTRPDCLPDDVVDYLDELNQKTNLWVELGLQTIHDKTSKLINRGHDYEEFLKGVEKLKARNIKVVVHIINGLPGEDYDMMMETAKAVANMGVDGIKIHLLHVIKDTPMEKMLQNGMLNLMDKDEYIKLVCDQLEILPDTMIVHRLTGDGKRDELVGPLWSLKKWEVLNDIDAELKRRDSYQGIKFNNK, encoded by the coding sequence TTGACGAAGTTTAAATATGCTTTTGATAATAAAAGATACCATACATGGAATTATTATCTTAGAAATACATTTGGCGAGAAAGTTTTCAAAGTTTCTATAAATGCAGGTTTTACTTGTCCTAATATAGATGGTAAGGTTTCTTATGGTGGATGTACTTATTGTAGTAAAGAAGGTTCTGGAGATTTCGCTGGAAATCCAAAGGATAATCTTATAAAACAGTTTAATGATATAAAAGAAATGATGCATAAAAAATGGCCATCAGCTAAATATATAGGATACTTCCAAGCATATACTAATACTTATGCTCCTTTAGAGGTTTTAAAGGAAAAATATGAAACAATATTAGAGCTTGATGATGTCATAGGTCTTTCTATATCTACAAGACCTGATTGTCTTCCTGATGATGTTGTTGATTATTTAGATGAGTTAAATCAAAAGACTAACCTTTGGGTTGAGTTAGGGCTTCAAACTATTCATGATAAAACATCTAAACTTATAAATAGAGGTCATGATTATGAAGAATTTTTAAAAGGTGTTGAAAAGTTAAAAGCTAGAAATATAAAAGTTGTCGTTCATATAATAAATGGACTTCCTGGAGAAGATTATGATATGATGATGGAAACTGCTAAAGCAGTTGCAAATATGGGTGTTGATGGTATAAAAATACACCTTCTTCATGTAATAAAAGATACGCCTATGGAAAAAATGCTTCAAAATGGCATGCTTAATCTAATGGATAAAGATGAATATATAAAACTTGTATGTGATCAACTAGAAATACTTCCTGATACTATGATAGTTCATAGATTAACAGGTGACGGTAAAAGAGATGAACTTGTCGGGCCTTTATGGAGTTTAAAAAAATGGGAAGTGCTAAATGATATAGATGCAGAACTAAAAAGACGTGACTCTTATCAAGGTATTAAATTTAATAATAAATAA
- a CDS encoding DJ-1 family glyoxalase III — protein sequence MKKVLVMLADGFEEIEAISVVDVLRRANVVCDMCSIKKEYVRGNHDIVLKSDCSIDDINVNEYDAIVLPGGLPGATNLKDERVKDFVQKLHKSGKIVAAICAAPETLEEFEVLKNRKCTSYPGFIKDKSSVSYVEEIVVRDENIITSRGPATAIEFSLELLKALGYEEKAKEIREEMLVNFYNKNA from the coding sequence ATGAAAAAGGTATTAGTTATGTTAGCAGATGGATTTGAAGAAATAGAGGCAATATCAGTGGTAGATGTATTAAGAAGAGCAAATGTTGTATGTGATATGTGCTCAATAAAAAAAGAATACGTAAGAGGAAATCATGATATAGTTTTAAAATCAGATTGCAGTATAGATGATATAAATGTTAATGAGTATGATGCCATAGTGCTTCCAGGTGGTTTACCAGGTGCTACAAATTTAAAAGACGAAAGAGTTAAAGATTTTGTACAAAAGTTACATAAATCAGGTAAAATAGTAGCAGCAATATGTGCAGCACCAGAAACATTAGAAGAATTTGAAGTATTAAAAAACAGAAAGTGTACATCTTATCCAGGATTTATAAAGGATAAATCTAGTGTATCTTATGTAGAAGAAATAGTAGTAAGAGATGAAAATATAATAACTAGTAGAGGACCAGCAACAGCTATTGAGTTTTCTTTAGAACTACTTAAAGCATTAGGGTATGAAGAAAAAGCGAAAGAAATAAGAGAGGAAATGTTAGTTAATTTTTATAATAAAAATGCTTAA
- a CDS encoding HAD family hydrolase, with protein sequence MIKYIFCDLDGTLYNGHIDDRDIYEINKVQKEDVVFNIATGRIFPHALNIIDNQIEIKGYYICENGSYIYNKDKELVFKGTIDDEIVRKVIARFESNDAKLYFKYNQTVILCEECNVFSKYTNNYILDKEFIHRKSFDNLIGNIGVVSENIEELSKIEIDLKAEFNEVLDIYFSSENTLNITPKNVSKRKGIEYICKSLGIKEDEIATIGDSPNDINMLSGVKYSFAMKNSRDSVKEHANYIVDSVAEAIKTINYINCK encoded by the coding sequence ATGATAAAGTATATATTTTGTGATTTAGATGGAACTTTATATAATGGACATATAGATGATAGAGATATTTATGAGATAAATAAAGTTCAGAAGGAAGATGTAGTATTTAACATAGCAACAGGTAGAATATTTCCACATGCATTAAATATTATAGATAATCAGATTGAAATAAAAGGTTACTATATATGCGAAAATGGATCTTATATTTATAATAAAGATAAAGAATTAGTATTTAAGGGTACTATAGATGATGAGATAGTTAGAAAAGTTATAGCCAGATTTGAGTCAAATGATGCAAAATTATATTTTAAGTATAATCAAACTGTAATACTATGCGAAGAATGTAATGTATTTAGTAAGTATACTAATAATTATATCCTTGATAAAGAATTTATCCATAGAAAAAGTTTTGATAATCTAATAGGAAATATAGGTGTAGTATCAGAAAATATAGAGGAACTAAGCAAAATAGAAATAGACTTAAAAGCAGAGTTTAATGAAGTATTAGATATATATTTTTCATCAGAAAATACATTAAATATTACTCCTAAAAATGTATCTAAGAGAAAGGGTATAGAGTATATATGTAAATCTTTAGGAATAAAAGAAGATGAAATAGCTACTATAGGTGATTCTCCTAATGACATAAATATGCTAAGTGGAGTAAAATATAGTTTTGCAATGAAAAATTCTAGAGATAGCGTAAAAGAACATGCAAACTATATTGTAGATAGTGTAGCTGAAGCTATAAAAACAATAAATTACATAAATTGTAAATAA
- a CDS encoding competence/damage-inducible protein A, giving the protein MKAEIITVGTEILLGDIINTNSQYLAKELASIGVDVYYQSSVGDNEERLLKSFEESLGRSDIVITTGGLGPTSDDITKEVACKFFNQTPVLHKPSLQNIEKYFKKMNIEISDSNKKQAYFPENAMVLENKNGTAPGAILKNNNKIIIILPGPPKEMKPMFEEFVKPYLQDKTKSVLMSKNIKILGMGESLVEKNLIDIIKEQNNPTIAPYVKEGEVSLRITAKAKTKNEASSLIEPFVDKIKERLGNCIYAVGDINLEDVIANMLIDKNMTISVAESCTGGMVSSTLINYPGISKVFVEGCVTYSNEAKRERLGVKKETLDKYGAVSEETAKEMAYGIASKFNTNIGISTTGIAGPDGGSEKKPVGLVYMGIYINGKTYAIGQIFNGDRQMIRLRATKTILNELRLKLLELS; this is encoded by the coding sequence ATGAAAGCTGAAATAATAACAGTAGGAACAGAAATACTTCTTGGGGATATAATAAATACTAATTCTCAATATTTAGCAAAAGAATTAGCAAGTATAGGAGTAGATGTATACTACCAAAGTAGTGTAGGAGACAATGAAGAAAGACTTTTAAAATCATTTGAGGAAAGTTTAGGTAGAAGTGATATTGTTATAACTACAGGAGGACTTGGTCCAACTAGCGATGATATAACTAAAGAGGTGGCTTGTAAATTTTTTAATCAAACACCAGTACTTCATAAGCCATCACTTCAAAATATAGAAAAATATTTTAAAAAGATGAATATAGAGATAAGTGATAGTAATAAAAAACAAGCTTATTTCCCAGAAAATGCTATGGTACTAGAGAATAAAAATGGTACAGCACCAGGTGCAATACTAAAAAATAATAATAAAATTATAATAATACTTCCAGGACCGCCTAAGGAAATGAAGCCTATGTTTGAGGAGTTTGTTAAGCCATATCTACAAGATAAAACTAAAAGTGTATTAATGTCAAAGAATATAAAAATACTTGGTATGGGAGAGTCTTTGGTAGAAAAAAATTTGATAGATATCATAAAAGAACAAAATAATCCAACAATAGCGCCATATGTAAAAGAAGGAGAAGTTAGTCTTAGAATAACAGCAAAAGCTAAAACTAAAAATGAAGCAAGTAGTTTAATAGAACCTTTTGTAGATAAAATCAAAGAAAGGCTTGGAAATTGCATATATGCAGTAGGAGACATAAATTTAGAAGATGTTATAGCTAATATGTTAATAGATAAAAATATGACCATATCAGTAGCAGAATCTTGTACTGGTGGTATGGTAAGTTCAACTCTTATAAATTACCCAGGAATATCTAAAGTTTTCGTTGAAGGATGTGTTACATACTCAAATGAAGCTAAGAGAGAAAGGTTAGGTGTTAAAAAAGAAACTTTAGATAAATATGGAGCAGTAAGTGAAGAGACAGCAAAAGAGATGGCTTATGGCATAGCAAGTAAATTTAATACTAATATCGGAATATCAACAACAGGTATTGCAGGTCCTGATGGAGGAAGTGAAAAAAAACCGGTAGGACTTGTATATATGGGTATATATATAAATGGTAAAACATATGCTATAGGTCAAATTTTTAATGGTGATAGACAAATGATAAGGTTAAGGGCTACTAAAACTATACTCAATGAATTAAGACTAAAATTATTAGAGCTATCTTAG
- a CDS encoding sugar phosphate isomerase/epimerase family protein, translating to MDIYISQLDETQKILKIIKKYNVGLEVVQFASPYILDDKDMYLQTYKDEIKDIYGKTNISIHGPYADLSVGSRDKDIVKVTKKRLNEGYSIAKELGAKKIVYHNGYTPNTYTKEEWLNNAITFWNDFLADKDDNIDIHIENTMEEDYLFIKELVDNVNHKNFSVCLDIGHVNVFSNISVNEWLEGLGDRIKHFHIHNNYGSKDSHSSIESGNINIIELIKYINKNLKNSSISLEIVDTNELINSLEILKKNGLL from the coding sequence ATGGATATATATATATCACAATTAGACGAAACACAAAAGATACTTAAAATTATTAAAAAATACAATGTGGGATTAGAAGTTGTTCAATTTGCAAGTCCTTATATACTTGATGATAAAGACATGTATTTACAAACATATAAAGATGAAATAAAAGATATATATGGAAAAACTAATATATCAATACATGGACCTTATGCAGATTTATCTGTAGGAAGCAGAGATAAAGATATAGTAAAAGTAACTAAAAAAAGATTAAATGAAGGGTATAGTATAGCTAAAGAACTAGGTGCTAAAAAAATAGTATATCATAATGGATATACACCAAATACATACACTAAGGAAGAATGGCTTAATAATGCAATAACCTTTTGGAATGATTTTTTAGCAGATAAAGATGACAATATAGACATACATATAGAAAACACTATGGAAGAAGATTATCTTTTTATAAAAGAGTTAGTTGATAATGTAAATCATAAAAATTTTTCAGTATGCTTAGATATAGGTCATGTAAATGTATTTTCTAATATAAGTGTTAATGAATGGTTAGAAGGATTGGGAGATAGAATTAAGCACTTTCATATACACAATAATTATGGGTCAAAAGATAGCCACAGTAGTATAGAAAGTGGTAATATAAATATAATAGAACTTATAAAATACATAAACAAAAATTTAAAAAATTCAAGTATATCTTTAGAAATAGTTGATACAAATGAACTAATAAATTCTTTAGAAATACTTAAAAAAAATGGATTATTATAG
- a CDS encoding ABC-F family ATP-binding cassette domain-containing protein: MNLMTLENICKSYSEKTLLENISFGINEGEKIGIIGVNGTGKSTLLKIIAGVEVPDSGTVTKANRVRVEYLPQNPDYNEEFTVLQQVFKGTSSEMKLLLEYQETLDKLNKAYNEDINNKLISLQEKIDTLGLWDLESEAKMILTKLGITNFSQKVKELSGGQRKRISLASALITPCDLLILDEPTNHLDNETIDYLEEYLNSRRGSLVMITHDRYFLDRVSNRIIELDKGRLFSYDGNYSLFLEKKMERLTLEASMEEKRQNLMRKELAWVRRGAKARTTKQKARLQRFDDLVNQDIIKPDEQMDISVGSTRLGNKIIEIHNISKSFDGKCLINNLDYTLARTDRIGIIGKNGMGKSTLINILNGKLSPDSGHIEVGETVKIGCFSQDDSHMHPDMRAIDYVKEGSDYIETSDGSKISASQMCERFLFNSTLQYSLINKLSGGERRRLHLLRTLMTAPNVLLLDEPTNDLDIETLNRLEDYLDEFRGVVITVSHDRYFLDRICNKIFAYEGMGNIHIYTGNYSDYQVYKEVQGIEFEDEKIIKENSTPKKEKPKSAKKLKFSYNEQREFETIDSDIEKLEQKIEQLESDSTKYATDFVKLQEVLDEKANLEKELEFKYERWEYLNNLAEEIENSKN; encoded by the coding sequence ATGAATTTAATGACTTTAGAAAATATATGTAAAAGTTATTCGGAAAAAACATTGCTAGAAAATATATCCTTTGGTATTAATGAAGGAGAAAAAATAGGTATTATAGGTGTTAATGGTACTGGTAAATCTACATTACTCAAAATAATAGCAGGAGTTGAAGTTCCAGATAGTGGTACTGTTACTAAAGCTAATAGAGTTAGAGTTGAATATCTACCTCAAAATCCTGACTACAATGAAGAGTTCACTGTATTGCAGCAAGTATTTAAAGGTACATCTAGCGAAATGAAACTTTTATTAGAATATCAAGAAACTCTTGATAAACTTAATAAAGCTTACAATGAAGATATAAACAATAAGCTAATATCTCTACAAGAAAAAATAGATACGCTTGGTCTTTGGGATTTAGAAAGTGAAGCTAAGATGATTTTAACAAAACTTGGCATAACTAATTTTAGCCAAAAGGTAAAAGAACTATCTGGTGGTCAAAGAAAAAGAATATCACTAGCTTCAGCACTTATAACCCCTTGTGACTTATTAATACTAGATGAGCCTACTAACCACTTAGATAATGAAACTATCGATTATTTAGAAGAATATCTAAATTCTAGACGTGGTTCACTAGTAATGATAACTCATGATAGATATTTCTTAGATAGAGTTTCTAATAGAATAATTGAATTAGATAAAGGTAGACTATTTAGTTATGATGGTAACTACTCTTTATTTTTAGAGAAAAAGATGGAAAGACTTACACTTGAAGCTAGTATGGAAGAAAAGCGTCAAAATTTAATGAGAAAAGAACTTGCATGGGTTAGACGTGGTGCTAAAGCTCGTACTACTAAGCAAAAAGCTAGACTTCAACGTTTTGATGACTTAGTTAATCAAGATATTATAAAACCAGATGAGCAAATGGATATATCTGTTGGCTCTACTAGACTTGGTAATAAAATAATAGAAATACACAATATATCTAAGTCTTTTGATGGAAAATGTCTTATAAATAACTTAGACTATACTCTAGCTCGTACTGATAGAATAGGTATTATTGGTAAAAATGGTATGGGTAAATCAACGTTAATTAATATATTAAATGGTAAATTAAGCCCCGATAGTGGTCATATAGAAGTTGGTGAAACCGTTAAAATTGGATGTTTCTCACAAGATGACTCCCACATGCATCCTGATATGAGAGCTATAGATTATGTTAAAGAAGGAAGTGATTATATAGAAACTTCTGATGGAAGTAAAATATCAGCCTCTCAAATGTGTGAAAGATTTTTATTTAATTCAACACTTCAGTATAGTTTAATAAATAAATTATCTGGTGGAGAAAGACGTAGACTTCATCTACTTAGAACTCTAATGACTGCACCTAATGTACTATTATTAGACGAACCTACAAACGATTTAGATATAGAAACACTAAATAGACTAGAAGATTATTTAGATGAATTTAGAGGTGTTGTTATAACAGTATCTCATGATAGATACTTCTTAGATAGAATATGTAATAAAATATTTGCATATGAAGGTATGGGAAATATTCATATATATACTGGTAACTATAGTGATTATCAGGTTTATAAGGAAGTACAAGGTATAGAATTTGAAGATGAAAAAATTATAAAAGAAAACTCTACTCCTAAGAAAGAAAAACCTAAATCAGCCAAAAAACTTAAGTTCTCATATAACGAACAAAGAGAGTTCGAAACTATAGATTCTGATATAGAAAAATTAGAACAAAAAATCGAACAATTAGAAAGTGATTCTACTAAATATGCAACTGACTTTGTTAAACTTCAAGAAGTTCTTGATGAAAAAGCTAATCTTGAAAAAGAACTAGAATTTAAATATGAGAGATGGGAATATTTAAATAATCTAGCCGAAGAAATAGAAAATAGCAAAAACTAA
- a CDS encoding YjiH family protein, giving the protein MQGNLVGSTSKSSFFKFLIPSLFGLLLFVIPLPYGSMIPLEGLSSINIGIGFIAELIKIVFADYMLNIALVVIITSAILSILSKFINIKNEFLNSVLNVSPFWLLCRILGAIFITMTLFNVGPKVIISDVTGQTIIGLLPSLLAIFLVSGFFLPLVVDFGLMDLLGTLISKFMYKLFKVPGRAAVDAVSSWLGDGTLGVMITSTQYKQGYYTTKEAVIISVCFSLVSLPFSTVIADQLGLMSMFVPFYGTVCIASLACALIMPRIYPLNKFSDSTYNGVAHLKEELVPSGKNVFEFAFEKALYRAENAPSFNTIIIQGIKTVIDMYLGLLPLVMAWGTLALIAAEFTPVFNIISLPIVYVLNLLQIPDAHIAAPAVLVGFTDMFLPSIMVSGDGVSQITQFIIGALSISQLIFLTETGAVILKSDIPLNLKDLFIIFLIRTAIALPIITLIANLLF; this is encoded by the coding sequence ATGCAAGGAAATTTAGTAGGTTCTACATCGAAAAGTAGTTTTTTTAAATTTTTAATACCGTCATTATTTGGTTTATTATTATTTGTTATTCCACTACCTTATGGTAGTATGATTCCTTTAGAAGGATTATCTTCTATAAATATTGGGATAGGATTTATTGCTGAGCTTATAAAAATAGTTTTTGCTGATTATATGTTAAACATAGCCTTAGTTGTTATTATTACTTCTGCTATTTTATCTATATTGAGTAAATTTATAAATATAAAAAATGAGTTTTTAAATAGTGTTTTAAATGTCTCTCCATTTTGGCTATTATGTAGAATACTTGGTGCTATATTTATAACTATGACTTTATTTAATGTAGGTCCTAAAGTTATAATATCTGATGTTACTGGTCAAACAATAATAGGACTTTTACCAAGTCTTCTTGCAATATTTTTAGTATCAGGTTTCTTCTTACCTTTAGTGGTTGACTTTGGTCTTATGGATTTACTTGGAACTTTAATATCTAAATTTATGTATAAATTATTTAAAGTTCCTGGTCGTGCTGCTGTAGATGCTGTTTCTTCTTGGCTAGGAGATGGTACTTTAGGAGTTATGATTACTAGCACTCAGTATAAACAAGGTTATTACACTACTAAAGAAGCTGTTATAATATCTGTTTGTTTCTCTTTAGTGTCACTGCCATTTTCTACAGTTATAGCAGATCAACTTGGGCTTATGTCAATGTTTGTACCATTTTATGGAACAGTTTGTATTGCATCACTAGCTTGTGCACTTATAATGCCTCGTATATATCCATTAAATAAGTTTAGTGATTCTACTTATAACGGAGTGGCTCATTTAAAGGAAGAATTAGTTCCTAGTGGTAAAAATGTTTTTGAATTTGCTTTTGAAAAAGCTTTATATAGAGCAGAAAATGCACCTTCTTTTAATACTATTATAATACAAGGAATAAAAACTGTTATAGACATGTACTTAGGATTACTTCCTTTAGTTATGGCTTGGGGGACATTAGCACTTATAGCTGCAGAGTTTACACCAGTATTTAATATAATATCTTTACCAATAGTTTATGTATTAAACTTATTACAAATACCTGATGCTCATATAGCAGCTCCTGCTGTATTAGTCGGATTTACAGATATGTTTTTACCATCTATTATGGTATCTGGGGATGGAGTTAGCCAAATAACTCAATTTATAATAGGTGCTTTATCTATAAGTCAATTAATATTTTTAACTGAAACTGGAGCTGTAATATTAAAATCAGATATACCATTAAACCTAAAAGATTTATTTATTATCTTCTTAATACGTACAGCTATAGCACTACCAATTATAACTTTAATAGCTAATCTATTATTCTAA
- a CDS encoding isochorismatase family cysteine hydrolase codes for MENLLNELKSIKNNIDNIKSKNINDLNLNETELFIVDMNNGFAKGGSLYSPRINALINPIYNFTKYLSNKVSDITAFTDCHTTDSIELLSYPPHCMVDSFESDIIDELKSIENIKVIPKNSTNAFFTLKDINFSNTKNIIVVGDCTDICVYQFAITLKSYFNQNNISKNIIVPIDLVDTYDSEVHPANLLNMVFLNSMLQNGIEVVKTINY; via the coding sequence ATGGAAAATCTATTAAATGAATTAAAATCTATTAAAAACAATATTGATAACATTAAATCTAAAAATATTAATGATTTAAATCTAAATGAAACTGAGTTATTTATAGTTGACATGAATAATGGATTTGCAAAAGGTGGTTCCCTTTATTCACCTAGGATAAATGCTTTGATAAATCCTATTTATAATTTTACAAAATATTTATCTAATAAAGTGTCTGATATAACTGCCTTTACAGATTGTCATACTACTGATTCTATAGAACTTTTAAGTTATCCTCCTCACTGTATGGTAGATAGTTTTGAAAGTGATATAATAGATGAACTTAAGTCTATAGAAAACATCAAAGTTATTCCGAAAAACTCTACTAATGCCTTTTTCACATTAAAAGATATAAATTTTTCAAATACTAAAAATATAATAGTTGTAGGGGATTGTACAGATATATGTGTATATCAATTTGCAATAACGTTAAAGTCATACTTTAATCAAAATAATATAAGTAAAAATATTATAGTTCCTATTGATTTAGTAGATACATATGATAGCGAAGTTCATCCTGCAAATCTTCTAAACATGGTATTTTTAAATAGTATGCTACAAAATGGAATAGAAGTTGTAAAAACTATAAATTATTAA
- a CDS encoding DUF3867 domain-containing protein, with product MSDDRVIDFNNLKNKAKDSDVDKFEQYIYNLYFSVMDGSMTMAEFSKKIFDYMKDNNISYEKFMNIQKKFMERYGMNPQEVEDQLKNFGIDPANLDMSNISEESINSIKNTTSFYEKYANKIQTKGCVTTYIKNDTNDIEVIIDKEKVTLCSSKKINLVDAELNEFLLGYKNVFNNKIKVVLCENCTEYDY from the coding sequence ATGTCTGACGATAGAGTGATAGATTTTAACAATTTAAAAAACAAGGCTAAAGATTCTGATGTAGATAAGTTTGAACAGTATATATATAATTTATATTTTTCAGTAATGGATGGAAGTATGACAATGGCTGAATTTTCTAAGAAGATATTTGATTATATGAAGGATAATAATATATCTTATGAGAAGTTTATGAATATACAAAAAAAATTTATGGAAAGATATGGTATGAATCCTCAAGAAGTAGAAGATCAACTTAAAAATTTTGGAATAGATCCAGCAAATTTAGACATGTCTAATATTAGTGAAGAGAGTATAAATTCTATAAAGAATACAACATCATTTTATGAAAAATATGCTAATAAAATACAAACTAAAGGTTGTGTAACTACTTATATAAAAAATGATACAAATGATATAGAAGTTATAATAGATAAAGAAAAAGTTACATTATGTAGTAGTAAGAAAATAAATTTAGTTGATGCTGAGTTAAATGAATTTTTACTAGGATATAAAAATGTATTTAATAATAAAATAAAAGTAGTACTTTGTGAAAATTGTACAGAGTATGATTATTAA
- a CDS encoding RidA family protein translates to MEIKRFETTERMSKAVVHNNTLYLCGQVHAEGDIKEQTAKVLEKIEDLLNKYGSDKNHMLSVTIYIKDMKDFADMNSVWDAWIEEGFAPARACVEAKMARECLLVEMSVVAAIKE, encoded by the coding sequence ATGGAAATAAAAAGATTTGAAACAACTGAAAGAATGAGTAAAGCTGTTGTTCACAATAATACTCTTTACTTATGTGGTCAAGTTCATGCTGAAGGTGATATAAAGGAGCAAACAGCTAAAGTATTAGAGAAAATAGAAGATTTATTAAACAAGTATGGTTCAGATAAAAATCATATGTTATCAGTTACTATATATATAAAAGATATGAAAGATTTTGCTGATATGAACTCTGTTTGGGATGCTTGGATTGAAGAAGGATTTGCTCCAGCTAGAGCATGTGTTGAAGCTAAGATGGCTAGAGAATGTCTTCTTGTTGAGATGAGTGTTGTAGCTGCTATAAAGGAGTAA